In Neochlamydia sp. AcF84, the genomic stretch GCTTTTCTTATAAATGATATTAATTCAAGCTCACTTATACGATTTGAAAAAAATACGCCTAAAGTTTTTTAAGAGACGATTGGCTTTCCACTCGCTACCGCCTTATCTTAAGAAGATCCAAGATTGCAATTACCTAAGCTGCTGCTCAAAAGCGTATAACTTTTAACTTAATGTCTAAATAGACATTTTCTAGCTTCTACACTCAATCTCTAGCTATCTTTTAAAGCCTAGCTTCCTTCTTTTTTTCCCTAGAACTAGGGCTTAAGCAATATATTTTCTTCACAATTTTGTTGCTTGCTATTACAGTGGTTACTTAACGACTAGATAGTTTAAGCTGTTGGTAGAGTAAGCACTTATGATTAAAACTTTTTATAGCAATCGTATTGAAATTCTTTATGATCATCTTAAACAAGGCCTTTTTGGCAGATCCTCTCCCTTTGCACGACGCGTTATCATCGTTCCTACACTGGCCATTAAATCTTGGCTGATTTTGCAATTGGCTAAAGATCCGGAGTTAGAAATTGCCGCTGGTCTAGAAATAATCTATTTGGAGGAGGCTCTAAAAAAGCTTTCCAATTATTTTTCTCCACAAAAAAATTCTTTCTATTATCCTAATGAATTGGAATTAACTTTAGCCATTGAAGCTCACATTCATAAAATGGCTTTTGCTTGGAATACTCTTTCTCCAGCTCAACGAAGGAATTGGTATCCTTTATTCGATTACTTGAAAGTTAATGTTAGCTCCGACCCCTCTCTTCTGTTCTCTAAGCGCAGTGCAAAACGTTTAGCCCTATTAGCAGAAACTGTAGCTCAGCTTTTCATGGACTATGGAAAATATGGGAAAGCAATGGTCGACAAATGGAACACTGATGAGCAAGGATGGCAGCAAGATCTCTGGCAGTCACTCTTTTCCTCCCAGGATAACAACTGGAGTTGTTCTTATCACGAGCCTATTCTGGCTAACGATTCCTTCATCGAATTTCAAGTTCATCTTTTTTCAATTAGCTTTATGGCTAATAGTGATTATTTACTCTTTGAAAAAATAGCCGAGCAATATTCTGTTAATTACTATTTACTATCTCCCTGCTCTATATTTTGGAGCGATATTTTATCTGAAAAAGAAGCAAAAAAAATACAGCAATTTTGGAAAAAGCAAAAGGTTCTTTCCTCTGAGCAGCAAGAGCTAGAAAACTACTTACGCGATAAAAACTTTTTGTTAGCCAATTGGGGCAAGCTAGGACGTAAAATGTCTGAGTTACTAGAACAAAAGGAGCAGGAAACTTATGCTCAGTATGCTCTGCCTCAGTGTCTGCAGATGGAAGAGATTTATTCTGATTACCTCGATGATAATTTAATCTGGGAAGCAAATAAGCATGCCCCCCATCTTTTAGATTATATTCAAGCTGATTTACTGTTCATGCGTAATCCAGAAAATGCCAAAAAAATCCTTATTTCTAACGATACTTCTATTCAACTTCATTGCGCTCCCACAAGACAACGAGAAATTCAAATTCTTTATAACAACCTTTTAGAACTTATTAAAAAAGAAGGGGATATAGAGGCCTCTGATATTATCGTGATGGCCCCTGATATCACTGTCTATGCTCCTTATATTCGACAAGTTTTCGGCGCCCAAAATCCTCGATTAGATTACCAACTACTCGACATGCATGCACTTGCTGAAGATTCGCTTACTAAACAGTTTTGGCATCTGCTTAGTCTTCCTTCGGGCCGCTGGGATGCCGAAGACATTTTATATTTATTCAATTTCTCGACCTTTCAAAAAAAGCACCAAATCTCTGCTGAGGAAGTTTTGCAAATACGCACCTGGTTGGAAGATGTAGGGATCCACTGGGGGGGAGATGCACTTCATCGTAATGAGCTTCTCCAGCAAAGGCATTGCCAAAACATGGTTGAAGACACCCTCAAAGGGACTTGGGAAGGGGGGTTTGCTTGCTTACTCTTAGGTTTAGCTATGGATCAGCTGCCTAAAGATTCTACAGCTTTGATTCGCCCTAATCATGTGGAAACTAGCCAAGCAATCTTGTTAGGAAAATGGATCGCTCTCATGCGAGCTTTAAAAAAAGACTTAAAAAGCTTGGTCGATGGTACAAAAAAAAGTTATCAGGAATGGATTTTAGAGTTACAACGCCTTATCTATACCTATCTTGTGGACAACGACACAGAAGAGGAAGAAAACGAAGACTTATTTAATCAATTAGAAGCCTTTACCCAAGCAGCCTGTTGGCTTCCTGATCATAGAGTCTGCTTTGATGCTTTAAAAAAGCATTTAGAGACTTACCTAAATCACCGGCATTTTACTTTTCAAGAAAACCATCTGCAAACTGTTAAATTTTGTTCGATGTTACCTATGCGTTCTTTACCTGCTAAAGTTATTGCTTTAATAGGCATGAATGAAAGCGTGTTTCCACGTAATGAAAATAGTTCTTCTTTAAATTTAATGAAAGAAAGCAAGACCTGCGACTACTGCCCTACCCGCAATGATTATGACCGTTATCTATTTTTAGAAGCGCTGTTATCAGCCAGAAATTATTTTATTTTAAGTTATACGCATTACACAGGAGACGAGGGAAAAGATCAGGCCCCTTCTCTTGTAGTGACCGAGCTTTTCCATTATATAGATCAAGCTTTTGTGCATGCAAAAGGTAAAGTTTCGCCTACTCTTACTTATACCCATCCTTACCGCTCCTTTGATTACCAATACTTCTCTGCAGAAAGACATCTTCCGAATTACTCTTATTATGATTATCAATTAGCCTCAAGTTATTATCTTGCTGACAAAAAAGGTCGTCATCAGTTTCTTCACGATTTTACTCCGCAAGTGAAAGTGGAGTTTAATTTTCCTGAAATTGTCCTAGAGATACATCATCTCAAAACTGCTCTCCAAAATCCTATTAAAAGTTTTTTTAACAAAAACTTGGGAATGTTTTTAAGAGAAGAAGATCATTGTTTGCAAACAGAAGAGTCTTTTGTGGTCAATCATTTGCAAATGTTAGATTTTAAAAAAGCTTCTTTAAAAAACAGTGTTAATGAGGCGATCATCCAGGCGGAAAGACAAGGAAAAT encodes the following:
- a CDS encoding exodeoxyribonuclease V subunit gamma — its product is MIKTFYSNRIEILYDHLKQGLFGRSSPFARRVIIVPTLAIKSWLILQLAKDPELEIAAGLEIIYLEEALKKLSNYFSPQKNSFYYPNELELTLAIEAHIHKMAFAWNTLSPAQRRNWYPLFDYLKVNVSSDPSLLFSKRSAKRLALLAETVAQLFMDYGKYGKAMVDKWNTDEQGWQQDLWQSLFSSQDNNWSCSYHEPILANDSFIEFQVHLFSISFMANSDYLLFEKIAEQYSVNYYLLSPCSIFWSDILSEKEAKKIQQFWKKQKVLSSEQQELENYLRDKNFLLANWGKLGRKMSELLEQKEQETYAQYALPQCLQMEEIYSDYLDDNLIWEANKHAPHLLDYIQADLLFMRNPENAKKILISNDTSIQLHCAPTRQREIQILYNNLLELIKKEGDIEASDIIVMAPDITVYAPYIRQVFGAQNPRLDYQLLDMHALAEDSLTKQFWHLLSLPSGRWDAEDILYLFNFSTFQKKHQISAEEVLQIRTWLEDVGIHWGGDALHRNELLQQRHCQNMVEDTLKGTWEGGFACLLLGLAMDQLPKDSTALIRPNHVETSQAILLGKWIALMRALKKDLKSLVDGTKKSYQEWILELQRLIYTYLVDNDTEEEENEDLFNQLEAFTQAACWLPDHRVCFDALKKHLETYLNHRHFTFQENHLQTVKFCSMLPMRSLPAKVIALIGMNESVFPRNENSSSLNLMKESKTCDYCPTRNDYDRYLFLEALLSARNYFILSYTHYTGDEGKDQAPSLVVTELFHYIDQAFVHAKGKVSPTLTYTHPYRSFDYQYFSAERHLPNYSYYDYQLASSYYLADKKGRHQFLHDFTPQVKVEFNFPEIVLEIHHLKTALQNPIKSFFNKNLGMFLREEDHCLQTEESFVVNHLQMLDFKKASLKNSVNEAIIQAERQGKFPLGLFKQVALSYIHSTIAKYHETLSKLNVDVSKIFEITLHERYHFPVQDEKGWKLPPLEIYYKDRVRIKIVGSLSEVSEQGLIANISGNKNDILKPWGEFIILSCLIDHYSLPLEKQLLCSKSGKIKKAYSPHAFLELEHILEYYFESLHNVSPLTQEWLYDLVFHDHQRIQASMHQSLNDSFNPIYNKYLQWVCRPYPLNAANMIENWQPKAHSLFSRPYQEWISQEE